A window of the Lactobacillus gasseri ATCC 33323 = JCM 1131 genome harbors these coding sequences:
- a CDS encoding ABC transporter ATP-binding protein — protein sequence MKHLQKLNQYFKELTRTYHLFFKSAPLVATCVLLLAPLQAVIPLLAVAAGQKVIDQVTNHSPFMEMIIVWIVATTFQQFLPSLSTMVQGVLTDKLTGFINISLMKKSADLQSISIFDDSKYFDDLQMLRDDASWRPVNLIVYGVSVLQSFLTLAFMLIYLARYNWWLALLLLVVMVPQSLSYYRIQQQSFETMVERSKNARYLHYYSGLLLDRRDAKEVRLFNMFPKIIEKYTSLFEQTKKDVNQIRKKQLATSSLFVVLTVGVFGYGFYWFTNSVRTGALEVGVLLMFVSVIGYISTSMARVVEDSSLLYDSLLWVEKYFKFLEYQDDFKNGGQNFPDDFDDINIKNLSFTYPFSDTEILHNVSFSVKSGEKVAIVGENGSGKSTLVKLLMRFYDPTNGKISVDNYDLKDFNIFDLHKNLSATFQDFSRFKLTLKENVITGYSFNKGRVNNVLKAAGLGDLLANDHLNLNTMLAKDFENGTDLSGGQWQKIALARDLYANGKIEFLDEPTAALDAKSESEIYQRFLKENDKKTIFFVTHRLSAVRFADKVLFLDGGKVSGFDTHTNLLQTNPKYKEMYDLQKNAYL from the coding sequence ATGAAACATTTACAAAAATTAAACCAATACTTCAAAGAATTAACTCGAACTTATCACCTGTTCTTTAAATCAGCTCCTTTAGTTGCCACATGTGTCTTATTACTTGCACCGCTTCAAGCAGTAATTCCTCTACTTGCTGTAGCAGCAGGACAAAAGGTAATTGATCAAGTTACTAATCATTCACCTTTTATGGAAATGATCATTGTTTGGATTGTGGCGACGACATTTCAACAATTTTTACCATCCCTTTCGACAATGGTTCAAGGAGTTCTAACTGATAAATTAACAGGCTTTATCAATATTAGCTTGATGAAAAAATCAGCAGACTTACAATCGATCAGTATTTTTGATGATAGTAAGTATTTTGATGATTTACAAATGCTCAGAGATGATGCAAGCTGGCGTCCGGTTAATTTAATTGTTTATGGAGTATCAGTCTTACAGTCATTTCTAACGCTAGCTTTCATGCTAATATATTTGGCACGATACAATTGGTGGCTAGCCTTGCTTTTATTAGTAGTAATGGTACCGCAGAGTCTTTCTTACTATCGTATTCAGCAGCAGTCATTTGAAACAATGGTTGAAAGAAGCAAGAATGCGAGATACTTGCACTACTATAGTGGATTGTTGCTTGATCGCAGGGATGCTAAAGAAGTTAGACTTTTCAACATGTTTCCTAAGATCATCGAAAAGTATACAAGCTTATTTGAACAAACGAAAAAAGACGTTAACCAAATTCGTAAAAAGCAACTTGCGACTAGTTCACTGTTTGTTGTATTGACTGTCGGAGTGTTTGGCTATGGCTTTTATTGGTTTACTAATTCAGTAAGAACAGGTGCATTAGAAGTTGGCGTATTATTGATGTTTGTTTCAGTAATTGGCTATATTTCTACTAGCATGGCTCGGGTAGTAGAAGACAGCAGCTTGTTATACGATTCATTATTATGGGTTGAAAAATACTTTAAGTTTCTTGAGTATCAAGATGATTTCAAAAACGGTGGTCAGAACTTTCCTGATGATTTTGATGATATTAATATTAAGAATCTGTCTTTTACATATCCGTTTTCTGATACTGAAATTTTGCACAATGTTAGTTTCTCAGTTAAAAGTGGAGAAAAAGTTGCAATTGTTGGAGAAAATGGGTCAGGAAAATCCACTCTGGTAAAGCTATTAATGCGTTTTTATGACCCGACTAATGGAAAAATTTCTGTTGATAATTATGATTTAAAAGACTTTAATATCTTCGACTTACATAAAAATTTATCAGCTACTTTTCAGGATTTTTCTCGCTTTAAATTAACGCTTAAAGAAAACGTGATTACCGGATATTCATTCAATAAAGGTAGGGTAAATAATGTTCTTAAAGCAGCAGGATTGGGTGATTTGCTAGCTAATGATCATCTTAATCTGAATACGATGCTGGCTAAAGATTTCGAAAATGGAACTGATTTGTCAGGTGGTCAATGGCAAAAAATAGCTTTAGCACGAGACTTATATGCTAATGGCAAGATTGAATTTTTAGATGAACCAACGGCAGCCTTAGATGCTAAGAGCGAATCGGAAATTTATCAACGCTTTTTGAAAGAAAATGATAAAAAGACAATTTTCTTTGTTACTCACCGTTTGTCAGCAGTTAGATTTGCTGATAAGGTATTATTTCTTGACGGTGGAAAAGTTAGTGGATTTGACACGCATACTAATTTATTGCAAACTAATCCAAAATATAAAGAAATGTACGACTTACAGAAAAATGCATATCTGTAA